A stretch of DNA from Capsicum annuum cultivar UCD-10X-F1 unplaced genomic scaffold, UCD10Xv1.1 ctg77167, whole genome shotgun sequence:
TCAGTTCATGCCAAATGGGAACTTGGACGGATGGCTACATCCAGAAACGGAGATACAGAAGAGTAGCTTGACCATAATTCAGAGAATGAATATCATAATAGATGTGGCCTCTGCACTTCATTATCTCCACCATCAGTGCCCAACACCCATAATTCACTGTGATATAAAACCACAAAACATTCTTCTTGATGAAGATCTCACAGCTCATCTGGGTGATTTCGGTTTGGTGAGACTCCTTCCTGAATTCAGTAATGCACCGGAACCACATCTGTTTAGCTCACTTGGAGTTATGGGAACCATTGGCTATGCAGCTCCAGGTAAAGTTTCTAGGTAAACAAAAATTGTGAATATACCATATGGTCTCTTCTAACAATAGtagattatttatatatttgaatttgctTGTCGCAGAATATGGCATGGGCAGTAAGCTCTCCATATTAGGTGATATGTACAGTTTTGGGATCCTAATAATGGAGATATTCACGGGAAGAAGACCCACAGACCCTTTGTTCCATCCAAGCTCTAGTCTGCACCACTTTGTGGAAACAGCATTGCCAGAGAATGTTATGGAGATTCTAGACAAAACAGCTTTTCATGGTGAGAAGATGAGTAAAGCAACCTATGGAGAAGAATACTGGGCCAGTATCAAGAAAGAACAGATGGAATGCTTGGTTGGCATACTTGAGACTGGAGTTGCATGTTCAGCTGAATCCCCAAGAGACAGATTGACCATGAGACAAGTTTACAGTAAGTTGACAGCAATTCGAGAAAAAATTCTAAGAGCAGAAGATGCATGAAGAGGAGATTTGAGGCCACAGGCTACAAATGAAAGCATTGGATTATTTGATCTAAAATGTTTAGCTAATCTTACATTCTGTCTATTTGGTAAGAAAACATTGTAGTCTTTCTGGAGCCACCGGAGAGTTGATAGGGACCATCAGGAACACCTGGAGAATGATACCCAGCATGTATTTTTTGGTGCCTATGGACAGAAAGGAACCGTAAGTGTTTTGATGGAAATTCAACTCCTATCCAATCACTCAAGGCCAAATGTTTGTTCAGTCTATTTTTTTGGTCCAGCCCGTCAGTTGTGAATAGTTCTACTTCTGCTGCTTACATAGATTTCATTAGCTCTTTAATCTAGGCTGTCCATAGTCATGTTAAgacttctctattttttttttttttaattttgtggctGGCTCCCAGGTCTTAACTTTTATGTTGTAGTGGAGCTAGCATATCTCTTTGCATCTGCTTGATGCCAGAAATGAAAcgatttcatgaaaaaaaaacatTGTAGTTTTACTTAAAAAATTGAAGTCGCTTTAGTATTTTCAGCATGAAGAACTAAGTATCAGATTTCTTGATACTTAATGGCTTTAGTTTAGGAACATCAGGTGTTAGTTCTTAACTTCTATAATAGGGGCTAAAGAGTTGGATACATCTCATAAACCGCGGAAAGGTAGACACATCCTATCTAGGAACCGGTGTTATCAAAAGCAAAAGGCACAAAAAATTCTAAGGCCCGTTGGGCCTTTAAGCGCACTCACAAATAAATTGTGAGCTTTATTGCAAAAGGGCACAAAGGGAGAAACAATACAAATATATACGTTTagttcaaaactaa
This window harbors:
- the LOC124894750 gene encoding putative receptor-like protein kinase At3g47110 produces the protein MPNGNLDGWLHPETEIQKSSLTIIQRMNIIIDVASALHYLHHQCPTPIIHCDIKPQNILLDEDLTAHLGDFGLVRLLPEFSNAPEPHLFSSLGVMGTIGYAAPEYGMGSKLSILGDMYSFGILIMEIFTGRRPTDPLFHPSSSLHHFVETALPENVMEILDKTAFHGEKMSKATYGEEYWASIKKEQMECLVGILETGVACSAESPRDRLTMRQVYSKLTAIREKILRAEDA